The following are encoded together in the Rhinopithecus roxellana isolate Shanxi Qingling chromosome 5, ASM756505v1, whole genome shotgun sequence genome:
- the LGMN gene encoding legumain has translation MVWKVAVFLSVTLGIGAVPIDDPEDGGKHWVVIVAGSNGWYNYRHQADACHAYQIIHRNGIPDEQIVVMMYDDIAYSEDNPTPGIVINRPNGTDVYQGVPKDYTGEDVTPQNFLAVLRGDAEAVKGVGSGKVLKSGPQDHVFVYFTDHGSTGILVFPNEDLHVKDLNETIHYMYKHKMYRKMVFYIEACESGSMMNHLPDNINVYATTAANPRESSYACYYDEKRSTYLGDWYSVNWMEDSDVEDLTKETLHKQYHLVKSHTNTSHVMQYGNKTISTMKVMQFQGMKHKASSPLSLPPVTHLDLTPSPDVPLTIMKRKLMNTNDLEESRQLTEEIQQHLDARHLIEKSVRKIVSLLAASEAEVEQLLSERAPLTGHSCYPEALLHFRTHCFNWHSPTYEYALRHLYVLVNLCEKPYPLHRIKLSMDHVCLGHY, from the exons GTGGCGGGTTCAAATGGCTGGTATAATTATAGGCACCAG GCAGATGCGTGCCATGCCTACCAGATCATTCACCGGAATGGGATTCCCGACGAGCAGATTGTTGTGATGATGTATGATGACATTGCTTACTCTGAAGA TAATCCCACTCCAGGAATTGTGATCAACAGGCCCAATGGCACGGATGTCTATCAGGGAGTCCCAAAGGACTACACCGGAGAG GATGTTACCCCACAAAATTTCCTTGCTGTGTTGAGAGGCGATGCAGAAGCAGTGAAGGGCGTCGGATCCGGGAAAGTCCTGAAGAG CGGCCCCCAGGATCACGTGTTCGTTTACTTCACCGACCATGGATCTACTGGAATACTGGTTTTTCCCAATGAAGAT CTTCATGTAAAGGACCTGAATGAGACCATCCATTACATGTACAAACACAAAATGTACCGAAAG ATGGTGTTCTACATTGAAGCCTGTGAGTCTGGGTCCATGATGAACCACCTGCCGGATAACATCAATG TTTATGCAACTACTGCCGCCAACCCCAGAGAGTCGTCCTACGCCTGTTACTATGATGAGAAGAGGTCCACGTACCTGGGGGACTGGTATAGCGTCAACTGGATGGAAGACTCGGACGTG GAAGATCTGACTAAAGAGACCCTGCACAAGCAGTACCACCTGGTGAAATCACACACCAACACCAGCCACGTCATGCAGTACGGAAACAAA ACGATCTCTACCATGAAAGTGATGCAGTTTCAGGGTATGAAGCACAAAGCCAGttctcctctctccctgcctccagtcACACACCTTGACCTCACTCCCAGCCCTGACGTGCCCCTCACGATCATGAAGAGGAAACTGATGAACACCAATGATCTGGAGGAGTCCAGGCAGCTCACGGAGGAGATCCAGCAGCATCTGGAT GCCAGGCACCTCATTGAGAAGTCAGTGCGCAAGATCGTCTCCTTGCTGGCAGCATCCGAGGCTGAAGTGGAGCAGCTCCTGTCCGAGAGAGCCCCGCTCACAGGGCACAGCTGCTACCCAGAGGCCCTGCTGCACTTCCGGACCCACTGCTTCAACTGGCACTCCCCCACG TACGAGTATGCGTTGAGACATTTGTACGTGCTGGTCAACCTTTGTGAGAAGCCGTATCCACTTCACAG GATAAAATTGTCCATGGACCACGTGTGCCTTGGTCACTACTAG